In the Kribbella sp. NBC_00482 genome, one interval contains:
- the ctaE gene encoding aa3-type cytochrome oxidase subunit III — translation MATATALPASREHGHHDRPSMVSVGTIVWLSSELMFFAALFAAYFTIRSVTTAAAAPGTETLWEVMTHHLNVPFASVNTFILVASSFTCQAGVFAAEHGKVGRVGSLANPRNWGMREWFILTYLMGAVFIAGQVTEYAELVHEGITISSNAYGSVFYLATGFHGLHVTGGLIAFVFVLARTYMARKFTHEQAVSAIVVSYYWHFVDVVWIALFATIYLLK, via the coding sequence GTGGCCACTGCAACCGCGCTCCCAGCGTCTCGTGAACACGGGCATCATGACCGTCCCAGCATGGTCAGTGTCGGCACGATCGTCTGGCTCTCGAGCGAACTGATGTTCTTCGCCGCCCTGTTCGCGGCGTACTTCACGATCCGGTCGGTGACGACCGCCGCAGCCGCTCCGGGCACGGAGACGCTGTGGGAGGTCATGACGCACCATCTGAACGTCCCGTTCGCCTCGGTGAACACGTTCATCCTGGTCGCGTCGTCGTTCACCTGCCAGGCGGGTGTGTTCGCCGCCGAGCACGGCAAGGTGGGCCGGGTCGGCTCGCTGGCGAACCCACGCAACTGGGGCATGCGTGAGTGGTTCATCCTCACGTACCTGATGGGCGCGGTCTTCATCGCCGGCCAGGTGACCGAGTACGCCGAACTGGTGCACGAGGGCATCACGATCTCGTCGAACGCGTACGGATCGGTGTTCTACCTGGCCACCGGCTTCCACGGTCTGCACGTGACCGGCGGCCTCATAGCTTTCGTGTTCGTCCTGGCCAGGACGTACATGGCTCGTAAGTTCACCCACGAACAGGCCGTCTCGGCGATCGTCGTGTCGTACTACTGGCACTTCGTCGACGTGGTCTGGATCGCCCTGTTCGCGACCATCTACCTGCTCAAATGA
- the qcrC gene encoding cytochrome bc1 complex diheme cytochrome c subunit, whose protein sequence is MSEKRPSLSPARFLSARRRHRSAGLVVLLFGLLAVGSAYAAFAPDNAVADNSAQSQQIEEGKKLFAVGCSSCHGLNAEGGGNGEGKMAGPSLIGVGAAAVDFQVGTGRMPAMQPGAQIPRKAPAYSETEIEALAAYVASLAPGPSVPGSESYDVSKATDEQVTRGGELFRTNCTACHNFAGRGGALPNGKYAPSLMGVSEKHIYEAMLTGPQQMPVFSDQVMQPEDKRDIIAYLKALETQKDPGGFGLGRLGPVSEGLWGWFVGIGLLVAVAVWIGAKGVKAKGAKAE, encoded by the coding sequence ATGAGTGAGAAGAGACCTTCCTTGTCACCGGCGCGCTTTCTCTCCGCGCGACGACGGCACCGGTCCGCCGGCCTCGTCGTGCTCCTGTTCGGCCTCCTGGCAGTGGGGTCGGCGTACGCCGCCTTCGCCCCTGACAACGCGGTGGCGGACAACTCGGCCCAGTCGCAGCAGATCGAAGAGGGCAAGAAGCTCTTCGCGGTCGGCTGCTCCAGCTGCCACGGCCTGAACGCCGAGGGCGGCGGGAACGGCGAGGGCAAGATGGCCGGCCCGTCGCTGATCGGCGTCGGCGCGGCCGCGGTCGACTTCCAGGTCGGCACCGGCCGGATGCCCGCGATGCAGCCGGGCGCACAGATCCCGCGCAAGGCCCCGGCGTACTCCGAGACGGAGATCGAGGCCCTGGCCGCGTACGTCGCCTCGCTCGCCCCCGGCCCTTCGGTTCCGGGCTCCGAGTCGTACGACGTGAGCAAGGCCACCGACGAGCAGGTCACCCGCGGCGGCGAGCTGTTCCGCACCAACTGCACGGCCTGCCACAACTTCGCCGGTCGCGGTGGCGCGCTGCCGAACGGCAAGTACGCGCCGTCGCTGATGGGCGTCAGTGAGAAGCACATCTACGAGGCCATGCTGACCGGCCCGCAGCAGATGCCGGTCTTCTCCGACCAGGTCATGCAGCCCGAGGACAAGCGCGACATCATCGCCTACCTCAAGGCGCTGGAGACCCAGAAGGACCCGGGCGGCTTCGGACTCGGCCGGCTCGGCCCGGTGTCCGAGGGCCTGTGGGGCTGGTTCGTCGGCATCGGTCTGCTGGTAGCGGTAGCGGTCTGGATCGGCGCCAAGGGCGT